In Gemmobacter sp., a single window of DNA contains:
- a CDS encoding glycosyltransferase produces the protein MGADAVQAAPRLAVVVPIFRHSVLLSEAIESVLDQRAPFGIRLVLVNDGCPHQETEDVCLEYARLMPDRVTYLRKPNGGLSDARNHGIRHVLDHLPSVEGIYLLDADNRLRPDAMARAMAVLDAEPDTGWVYPNIDMFGMPFAGDYGGDYSLLIHSAMNICEAGSLIRRAVFEAGVFFDASFKLGFEDWDFFLSAAAAGFRGRNIENFGFLYRKRPESMLADSERDAAGIRGTMQIKHKALFQPKAQAALEQAEAPRYAIWLADKGEFLLTTDPAAEPRRMSFADYDRLYWQSRMAPTRYQLPPFLAVMSEAVLEGLRRARCLHWVLWKLECMVQGNSVSVLTVQDQEKDRITIGEHTPAAGRQTRAVGLMIAPALLHDVMRDGSTDWINTLTAAGCQVPVSALELTLPQGHPALEWLDPAEAPADRPVPLSGFEFLSLIHRLRASTYRAAGLAAWDWRVPDISWRQGPHGILRRSFGGMPGFPRISDGRRHIGFVLPIVEFGGVEKVGLNMAQGLRAQGWVPHLIVVGARDAVLTPEWRDTFDSISFLADDEFRVWGGGSRSYLGTEIPGWATGGDHNLALGLMYWLDAVVNLHGAAISGAMGQLRRFGVKTVTSLHLSDLSPVRRPVGNTYLSLAYEHAFDIFAPCSNRLGDWCHAMGVPADKVVPVPNAPSFPADPAELAAAQAARLARPDDQPLRVMYLGRLDAQKGLHRLTSVMRASRARGLEVEWRVIGKAILNDRGMALDRDLARMLEPPLTTPEELAEAFAWADVLVLLSEFEGLPLTILEAQRAGVVAIATDVGAVNEAVQDGVNGILLPLDSAVEGCLAAIRRLGADRAELRRLSGAAYQGMQGHDWVAATRALHDRLMRPATPPALQPESPGGQDQHKGSRPATSSGVPA, from the coding sequence ATGGGCGCTGACGCGGTGCAGGCCGCCCCGCGCCTGGCGGTGGTGGTGCCGATCTTCCGCCATTCGGTGCTGTTGTCGGAAGCGATCGAAAGCGTGCTGGACCAGCGCGCGCCCTTTGGCATCCGGCTGGTGCTGGTCAACGACGGCTGCCCCCACCAGGAGACCGAGGACGTCTGCCTGGAATATGCCCGCCTGATGCCCGACCGGGTGACCTATCTGCGCAAGCCCAACGGCGGGCTGTCGGATGCGCGCAACCACGGCATCCGGCATGTGCTGGACCATCTGCCCTCGGTCGAGGGGATCTATCTGCTGGATGCCGACAACCGCCTGCGCCCCGATGCCATGGCGCGGGCCATGGCGGTGCTGGACGCCGAACCGGACACCGGCTGGGTCTATCCCAACATCGACATGTTCGGCATGCCCTTTGCCGGGGATTACGGCGGCGACTATTCGCTGCTGATCCACAGCGCGATGAACATCTGCGAGGCCGGCAGCCTGATCCGCCGCGCGGTGTTCGAGGCGGGGGTGTTCTTCGACGCCTCGTTCAAGCTGGGGTTCGAGGACTGGGATTTCTTCCTGTCGGCCGCCGCCGCGGGCTTTCGCGGCCGCAACATCGAGAATTTCGGGTTCCTCTACCGCAAGCGGCCCGAATCCATGCTGGCGGACAGCGAACGCGATGCCGCCGGCATCCGCGGCACGATGCAGATCAAGCACAAGGCGCTGTTCCAGCCCAAGGCCCAGGCCGCGCTGGAACAGGCCGAGGCGCCGCGCTATGCGATCTGGCTGGCCGACAAGGGCGAATTCCTGCTGACCACCGACCCGGCCGCCGAACCGCGCCGCATGAGCTTTGCCGATTACGACCGGCTCTACTGGCAATCGCGCATGGCCCCCACGCGCTACCAGCTGCCCCCTTTCCTGGCGGTGATGTCCGAAGCGGTGCTGGAAGGGCTGCGCCGCGCCCGCTGCCTGCACTGGGTGCTGTGGAAGCTGGAATGCATGGTCCAGGGCAACAGCGTGTCGGTGCTGACGGTGCAGGACCAGGAAAAGGACCGCATCACCATTGGCGAACATACCCCGGCCGCCGGCCGGCAGACCCGGGCCGTCGGGCTGATGATCGCGCCGGCCCTGCTGCATGACGTGATGCGCGATGGCAGCACCGACTGGATCAACACCCTGACTGCGGCCGGCTGCCAGGTGCCGGTCTCGGCGCTGGAACTGACCCTGCCGCAAGGCCATCCGGCGCTGGAATGGCTGGATCCGGCCGAGGCGCCGGCCGACCGCCCGGTCCCGCTGTCGGGCTTCGAATTCCTGTCGCTGATCCACCGGCTGCGCGCCTCGACCTATCGCGCCGCAGGGCTGGCCGCCTGGGACTGGCGCGTGCCCGACATTTCCTGGCGCCAGGGGCCGCATGGCATCCTGCGGCGCAGCTTCGGCGGCATGCCGGGTTTCCCGCGCATTTCCGACGGGCGGCGGCATATCGGCTTCGTGCTGCCGATCGTGGAATTCGGCGGGGTGGAAAAGGTGGGGCTGAACATGGCCCAGGGCCTGCGCGCCCAGGGCTGGGTGCCGCATCTGATCGTGGTGGGCGCACGCGATGCGGTGCTGACCCCGGAATGGCGCGACACGTTCGACAGCATCAGCTTCCTGGCCGATGACGAATTCCGCGTCTGGGGCGGCGGCAGCCGCAGCTATCTGGGCACCGAGATCCCGGGCTGGGCCACCGGGGGCGACCACAACCTGGCGCTGGGGCTGATGTACTGGCTGGATGCGGTGGTCAACCTGCATGGCGCGGCGATTTCCGGCGCCATGGGGCAGCTGCGTCGCTTCGGCGTCAAGACCGTGACCTCGCTGCACCTGTCGGATCTGTCGCCGGTGCGCCGGCCGGTGGGCAACACCTATCTGTCTCTGGCCTATGAACATGCCTTCGACATCTTCGCGCCCTGTTCCAACCGGCTGGGCGACTGGTGCCATGCCATGGGCGTGCCCGCCGACAAGGTGGTGCCGGTGCCGAACGCGCCCAGCTTTCCGGCCGATCCGGCCGAACTGGCGGCCGCCCAGGCCGCCCGCCTGGCCCGCCCCGACGACCAGCCGCTGCGGGTGATGTATCTGGGCCGGCTGGACGCGCAAAAGGGCCTGCACCGGCTGACCTCGGTGATGCGGGCCAGCCGGGCGCGCGGGCTGGAAGTGGAATGGCGGGTGATCGGCAAGGCCATCCTGAACGACCGCGGCATGGCGCTGGACCGCGACCTGGCGCGCATGCTGGAACCGCCGCTGACCACCCCCGAGGAACTGGCCGAGGCCTTTGCCTGGGCCGATGTCCTCGTGCTCCTGTCCGAGTTCGAAGGCCTGCCGCTGACCATCCTCGAGGCGCAGCGCGCCGGTGTCGTGGCCATCGCCACCGACGTGGGCGCGGTCAACGAGGCGGTGCAGGACGGGGTGAACGGCATCCTGCTGCCGCTCGACAGCGCCGTCGAAGGCTGCCTGGCCGCCATCCGGCGCCTGGGCGCCGACCGGGCCGAATTGCGCCGGCTGTCCGGGGCCGCCTATCAGGGCATGCAAGGCCACGACTGGGTGGCCGCCACCCGCGCCCTGCATGACCGGCTGATGCGGCCGGCCACCCCGCCGGCCCTGCAACCGGAAAGCCCGGGCGGGCAGGACCAGCACAAGGGCAGCAGGCCCGCCACGTCATCCGGGGTTCCCGCATGA
- a CDS encoding DUF6212 domain-containing protein, which yields MQSIWSPVVLVQDCDLKAAATLGLPFDVLGVAADAGLTFRAADGTAVDAAAALRDAVAHLVLSAPGARAATGFETAFATRFGTGTCPATTDLSAVPAADQPAAALAALARGAVAAQGVALQRNRQLTRDLAELRLTHDQTQAAFAALESFFYGAVRSERRLFRELTPVRNNPACLIAPGATLEQRLPCDSVGLSDVALCLPKTFEAETGLLTVSLELAESGAQIAEWRIAAADLHPGWVRLALDRALGPDAQTPQLRLRWQGDEQLRLVTSVTHPDERFQPRPGAPLLAVQVWKYIPGTRVASEAGSHMAHGADPVDRWLLGRSVMTAAVARADEGWWVGYSDDFGGLMVRPGPEDGSAARLEGVLARGVAQISGGVKTEQASGPAVEYALGVSPVSARPRSGGSAPDFAPGHCTAWLALPPGKWAELQLFLPAPLEEPHDLYLMTRLAPGETAQSTPPDACFFTLTAEVDNGR from the coding sequence ATGCAATCCATATGGTCTCCGGTGGTCCTCGTGCAGGATTGCGACCTCAAGGCTGCGGCAACGCTTGGCCTGCCGTTCGACGTTCTGGGGGTGGCCGCCGATGCCGGACTGACCTTCCGCGCGGCGGACGGGACCGCGGTGGATGCGGCGGCGGCGCTGCGCGATGCGGTGGCGCATCTGGTGCTGTCGGCGCCCGGCGCCCGGGCCGCCACCGGGTTCGAGACGGCCTTTGCCACGCGTTTCGGCACCGGCACCTGCCCGGCGACCACCGATCTGTCCGCCGTGCCCGCCGCCGACCAGCCCGCCGCCGCCCTGGCGGCCCTGGCCCGCGGCGCGGTGGCCGCGCAGGGCGTGGCCCTGCAACGCAACCGCCAGCTGACCCGCGATCTGGCCGAACTGCGCCTGACCCACGACCAGACCCAGGCCGCCTTTGCCGCGCTGGAAAGCTTTTTCTATGGCGCGGTGCGGTCGGAACGGCGGCTGTTCCGCGAACTGACCCCGGTGCGCAACAACCCCGCCTGCCTGATCGCCCCTGGCGCGACGCTGGAACAGCGGCTGCCCTGCGACAGCGTCGGGCTGAGCGATGTGGCGCTGTGCCTGCCCAAGACCTTCGAGGCGGAAACCGGCCTGCTGACCGTATCGCTGGAACTGGCCGAAAGCGGCGCCCAGATCGCCGAATGGCGGATCGCGGCGGCCGACCTGCACCCCGGCTGGGTCCGGCTGGCGCTGGACCGCGCCCTTGGCCCCGATGCCCAGACCCCGCAGCTGCGCCTGCGCTGGCAAGGCGATGAACAGCTGCGCCTGGTCACCTCGGTCACCCATCCCGACGAACGCTTCCAGCCGCGCCCCGGGGCGCCCCTGCTGGCGGTGCAGGTGTGGAAATACATCCCCGGCACGCGCGTCGCATCCGAGGCGGGCAGCCACATGGCGCATGGCGCCGATCCGGTGGACCGCTGGCTGCTGGGCCGGTCGGTGATGACCGCCGCCGTGGCGCGGGCCGATGAAGGCTGGTGGGTCGGCTATTCCGACGATTTCGGCGGGCTGATGGTGCGCCCCGGCCCCGAAGACGGCAGCGCCGCCCGGCTGGAAGGCGTGCTGGCGCGCGGCGTCGCCCAGATCTCGGGCGGGGTCAAGACCGAACAGGCCAGCGGCCCGGCGGTGGAATATGCGCTTGGCGTCTCGCCGGTTTCGGCCCGGCCGCGCAGCGGCGGATCGGCCCCCGATTTCGCCCCCGGCCACTGCACCGCCTGGCTGGCGCTGCCGCCCGGCAAATGGGCCGAACTGCAACTGTTCCTGCCCGCCCCGCTGGAAGAGCCGCACGACCTCTACCTGATGACCCGCCTTGCCCCGGGCGAGACGGCGCAATCCACCCCGCCCGACGCCTGCTTCTTTACCCTGACGGCGGAGGTCGACAATGGGCGCTGA
- the rfbD gene encoding dTDP-4-dehydrorhamnose reductase: MTLLIFGRTGQVATELARIAPAGAVFLGRDQADLADPAACAAAIRAHRPAAVINAAAWTAVDKAETAEAAATVVNGDAPGAMARECAALGVPLVHISTDYVFDGAGTAPFAPGHPTAPLGAYGRSKLAGEQAVRAAGGAHVILRTSWVFSAHGSNFLKTMLRLGATRETLTVVADQIGGPTPARAIAGACLTIANHLTAHPQDGGTHHFAGAPDVSWADFAREIMAQAGLACTIADIPSSAYPTPARRPANSRLDCTGLAAFGLARPDWRAAVHTALHDLGAIP; this comes from the coding sequence ATGACCCTGCTGATCTTCGGCCGTACCGGACAGGTGGCAACCGAACTGGCCCGCATCGCGCCCGCCGGGGCGGTGTTTCTGGGGCGGGATCAGGCCGATCTGGCGGATCCGGCCGCCTGCGCGGCGGCGATCCGGGCGCACCGGCCGGCGGCGGTGATCAATGCCGCCGCCTGGACGGCCGTCGACAAGGCCGAAACCGCAGAGGCCGCGGCCACCGTGGTCAACGGCGATGCGCCGGGCGCCATGGCGCGGGAATGCGCGGCGCTGGGGGTGCCGCTGGTTCATATCTCGACCGATTACGTCTTTGACGGGGCAGGCACCGCGCCCTTTGCCCCCGGCCACCCGACCGCCCCGCTGGGCGCCTATGGCCGGTCCAAGCTGGCCGGCGAACAGGCGGTGCGCGCGGCCGGCGGGGCGCATGTGATCCTGCGCACCAGCTGGGTGTTTTCGGCGCATGGCAGCAATTTCCTGAAAACCATGCTGCGGCTGGGGGCCACGCGCGAGACCCTGACCGTGGTGGCCGACCAGATCGGCGGCCCGACCCCGGCCCGGGCCATTGCCGGGGCCTGCCTGACCATTGCCAATCACCTGACCGCCCACCCGCAAGATGGCGGCACCCATCACTTCGCCGGCGCCCCCGATGTGTCCTGGGCCGATTTCGCGCGCGAGATCATGGCGCAGGCCGGGCTGGCCTGCACCATCGCCGACATTCCGTCCAGCGCCTATCCCACGCCGGCGCGCCGCCCGGCCAACAGCCGGCTGGACTGCACGGGCCTGGCCGCCTTTGGTCTGGCACGTCCCGACTGGCGTGCCGCCGTCCATACCGCATTGCACGACCTGGGAGCCATTCCATGA
- the rfbC gene encoding dTDP-4-dehydrorhamnose 3,5-epimerase: MERQATALAGVDILVPRRFGDARGWFSETFNARTMTALGLPADFVQDNQSFSAARGTLRGLHYQRPPHAQDKLVRCTRGAIRDVAVDIRRGSPTWGRWVAVDLSAENGWQLLVPKGFLHGFVTLTDDCEVQYKCTDFYAPDCDGAVRWDDPDLAIDWALGDLAPTLSAKDIAAPLLRDFDTPFVWDGAA, encoded by the coding sequence ATGGAACGTCAGGCAACCGCATTGGCAGGGGTGGACATCCTGGTCCCGCGCCGCTTTGGCGATGCGCGGGGATGGTTTTCCGAAACCTTCAATGCCCGGACCATGACGGCCCTGGGGCTGCCGGCGGATTTCGTGCAGGACAACCAGTCGTTTTCCGCCGCGCGGGGCACGCTGCGCGGGCTGCACTACCAGCGCCCGCCCCATGCCCAGGACAAGCTGGTGCGCTGCACCCGCGGGGCGATCCGCGATGTGGCGGTGGACATCCGCCGCGGATCGCCGACATGGGGCCGCTGGGTGGCGGTGGATCTGTCGGCGGAAAACGGCTGGCAGCTGCTGGTGCCCAAGGGGTTCCTGCACGGCTTCGTCACCCTGACCGACGATTGCGAGGTGCAGTACAAATGCACCGATTTCTACGCCCCCGACTGCGACGGGGCCGTGCGCTGGGACGATCCCGACCTGGCCATCGACTGGGCCCTGGGCGACCTGGCCCCCACGCTGTCGGCCAAGGATATCGCCGCCCCGCTGCTGCGCGATTTCGACACGCCCTTCGTCTGGGACGGTGCCGCATGA
- a CDS encoding class I SAM-dependent methyltransferase, translating into MRLGQGAPVPAQAQAPASQTPPPPAEIAVTLAPPKERYTFDGERASPWVRAPIWAEHLHRYLSVLHLAGGRRVLDIASGEGYGSALLHRNAPGCRVVGVDVDPGVVARANRIYAAESLTYVAASITEPLPFESGSFDLITCFETIEHVGEQEAALRELRRVLAPGGILAISTPDADHPVNRNKTNPFHVRELDLQQFRDLLSGQFAHVRMAFQRSVTGSAIMSDNPGMATDHVFWRRDGFTTYRGSVALPEPVYFMALASDRPLEALPQGVLNDGVLAGLINEAIQREGFDFPKKQE; encoded by the coding sequence GTGCGGCTGGGGCAGGGGGCGCCTGTCCCTGCGCAGGCGCAGGCACCTGCCAGCCAGACCCCGCCGCCTCCTGCTGAAATCGCGGTAACCCTTGCACCACCGAAAGAGCGTTATACCTTCGATGGCGAACGGGCATCGCCTTGGGTCCGCGCCCCGATCTGGGCAGAGCATCTGCACCGTTATCTCAGCGTCCTGCATCTTGCGGGGGGGCGGCGCGTTCTGGATATCGCATCGGGCGAAGGCTACGGATCGGCGCTGCTGCATCGTAATGCGCCTGGCTGCCGGGTCGTCGGCGTCGATGTGGACCCTGGCGTCGTGGCGCGCGCAAACCGTATCTATGCGGCGGAAAGCCTGACATATGTTGCGGCCAGCATCACCGAACCGCTGCCGTTCGAATCCGGCAGCTTCGATCTGATCACCTGCTTTGAAACCATCGAGCATGTGGGCGAACAAGAAGCGGCCCTGCGCGAATTGCGGCGTGTTCTGGCACCGGGGGGGATTCTTGCAATCTCTACCCCGGATGCGGATCATCCGGTCAACCGCAACAAGACCAATCCGTTCCACGTGCGCGAGCTTGACCTGCAACAGTTCCGGGATCTGCTGTCCGGGCAGTTTGCACATGTCCGCATGGCGTTCCAGCGGAGCGTGACGGGATCCGCGATCATGTCCGACAATCCCGGCATGGCCACCGATCATGTATTCTGGCGGCGGGATGGTTTCACGACCTACCGCGGATCGGTCGCCCTGCCTGAACCCGTCTATTTCATGGCCCTTGCGTCGGACCGCCCGCTCGAGGCTCTGCCCCAGGGCGTCCTGAATGACGGTGTGCTTGCAGGGCTGATCAATGAAGCCATCCAGCGGGAAGGTTTCGACTTTCCCAAGAAACAGGAATGA
- a CDS encoding DUF2793 domain-containing protein, producing MSDDLSPVLALPLLQAAQAQKHVTHNEALRLLDILVQPAVASRTTAVPPAFPLAGDRHIVPPGATGAWAGQDRAIAYYEDPAGWSFLAPLPGWQAHVLDEHRLAMFDGTAWITQADQAQRFPRLGVGTDADATSRLAVAAPASLFSHAGAGHQMKINKAAAADTASLLFQTGWAGRAELGTAGSDVFSVKVSADGSSWTTALSLAPATGLAGGSAITQSATDATPGRLMKVGDFGLGISGNAPLLASLDATDTPAGLHRVTPTGTGGTFPAGANGFASLLVTRYAADSLQQEYAEVLSPRRWRRNYRGASTPQWSSWRLMYDQGSVLGSVSQTGGLPTGALVETGSNANGRYTRWADGTQICTHAPVTSAAAGTVWTFPAAFADTTARRVLALPVASVLCGAVLDGTPGTTDAILSVRGASDARLAVTVHVTAIGRWF from the coding sequence ATGTCCGACGATCTTTCGCCGGTGCTGGCCCTGCCGTTGCTTCAGGCGGCGCAGGCGCAAAAGCACGTCACCCACAACGAGGCGCTGCGGCTGCTGGACATTCTGGTGCAGCCGGCGGTGGCCAGCCGCACCACCGCCGTCCCGCCCGCCTTTCCCCTGGCCGGGGACCGCCATATCGTGCCGCCCGGCGCGACGGGGGCCTGGGCCGGCCAGGACCGCGCCATCGCCTATTACGAGGATCCGGCCGGATGGAGCTTTCTGGCCCCGTTGCCCGGCTGGCAGGCCCATGTGCTGGATGAACACCGCCTGGCCATGTTCGACGGTACCGCCTGGATCACCCAGGCCGACCAGGCGCAGCGGTTTCCGCGGCTGGGGGTCGGCACCGATGCCGATGCCACCAGCCGGCTGGCGGTGGCCGCCCCGGCCAGCCTGTTCAGCCATGCCGGCGCCGGCCACCAGATGAAGATCAACAAGGCCGCCGCTGCCGATACCGCCAGCCTGCTGTTCCAGACCGGCTGGGCGGGGCGGGCCGAACTGGGCACTGCCGGATCGGATGTCTTTTCGGTCAAGGTCAGCGCCGATGGCAGCAGCTGGACCACCGCGCTCAGCCTGGCGCCGGCCACCGGTCTGGCAGGCGGCAGCGCGATCACCCAGTCGGCCACCGATGCAACGCCCGGACGGCTGATGAAGGTGGGGGATTTCGGCCTGGGCATCAGCGGCAATGCGCCGCTCCTGGCCAGCCTGGATGCCACCGACACGCCCGCCGGGCTCCACCGCGTCACCCCGACCGGCACCGGCGGCACCTTTCCGGCCGGGGCCAACGGCTTTGCCTCCCTGCTGGTCACCCGCTATGCCGCCGACAGCCTCCAGCAGGAATATGCCGAGGTGCTGTCGCCCCGGCGCTGGCGGCGCAACTATCGCGGCGCCAGCACGCCGCAATGGTCGTCCTGGCGGCTGATGTATGACCAGGGCTCGGTGCTGGGGTCGGTCAGCCAGACGGGCGGCCTGCCCACGGGGGCGCTGGTGGAAACCGGCAGCAATGCCAACGGGCGCTACACCCGCTGGGCCGACGGCACGCAGATCTGCACCCATGCGCCGGTGACATCGGCCGCCGCGGGCACCGTCTGGACCTTTCCTGCCGCCTTTGCCGATACCACCGCCCGCCGCGTGCTGGCCCTGCCGGTGGCCAGCGTCCTGTGCGGGGCCGTCCTCGACGGCACGCCGGGCACCACCGATGCCATCCTGTCGGTGCGCGGGGCATCGGATGCACGGCTGGCGGTCACGGTCCATGTCACCGCCATCGGCCGCTGGTTCTGA